The following coding sequences are from one Collimonas arenae window:
- a CDS encoding GlsB/YeaQ/YmgE family stress response membrane protein has product MEILWTIIVGFIVGVIAKFLHPGRENMGFIVTTLLGIAGSFLAGYVGQALGWYHAGQGAGFIGSIVGAFVLLLIYGFVKGKAAS; this is encoded by the coding sequence ATGGAAATTCTGTGGACAATCATCGTGGGTTTTATTGTCGGTGTGATCGCTAAATTCCTGCATCCGGGGCGCGAGAACATGGGTTTCATCGTGACGACCTTGCTGGGTATTGCGGGTTCTTTCCTGGCTGGCTATGTCGGCCAGGCTCTCGGCTGGTATCACGCGGGGCAGGGGGCGGGTTTCATCGGCTCCATCGTTGGCGCTTTCGTGCTGCTGCTGATATATGGGTTTGTCAAAGGCAAGGCGGCTAGCTGA
- a CDS encoding winged helix-turn-helix domain-containing protein, translated as MVNSKSVRLRVMQGDAIAFGPGKAALLQAIDQNGSISAAARAIGMSYRRAWLLVEEMNHCFTLPLVATATGGAKGGGAHVTDQGRDIVERYLAMEVRAQAAVAADMAYFDSLMTAPEESASN; from the coding sequence ATGGTAAATTCCAAATCGGTTCGACTCAGGGTGATGCAGGGCGACGCGATCGCGTTCGGCCCGGGCAAGGCGGCATTGCTACAGGCGATTGACCAGAACGGCTCAATTTCCGCCGCAGCGCGGGCGATCGGCATGTCTTATCGCCGCGCCTGGTTGTTGGTGGAAGAGATGAACCATTGCTTCACGCTGCCGCTGGTGGCGACTGCGACTGGCGGCGCCAAGGGTGGCGGTGCGCACGTCACAGACCAAGGGCGCGATATCGTCGAACGCTATCTGGCGATGGAGGTTCGCGCGCAAGCTGCCGTGGCGGCGGACATGGCCTATTTCGATTCGCTGATGACGGCGCCGGAGGAATCGGCAAGCAATTAA
- a CDS encoding TonB-dependent siderophore receptor yields the protein MLITLIAAATAHVAQAQSVDDQKEAKTAVDATMPTITVTGSGPAPDSYRRNTASIATFGNASLLDTPSSISVITRAQLDDQQSRLLSEVVRNDASVGDNYAPVGYYENFMIRGFALDLASSYQINGMSIAGEQNVALENKESVEILKGLAGLQSGMAAPGGLVNYVTKRPADVRSVTLETDSRGSRYLAADIGTLFGERKQFGIRINAAHEDLHSYVNDADGERSFASLAADWKISSQARLQFDAEYQHREQRSAPGYQLLGGTVVPTNVSPSTLLGAQPWAKPVTINSVNMNLRLDLDLTPDWRASVAASRSRVVIDDNSAFPYGCGYGTTCGEGGTPARYFSANGDFDIYDYRFPDDTRRNDQLQATLQGKVATGKISHDLTFGASMFRRTVSQSDGVNEYVGSDNIYNPNPIVYAPSPLTPDASYLRLDSRQKALFAVDRISFTPQWQLIAGARQVWVNERALDNTGTATRTTDKTLLLPQVALVYKPQADLSLYTSYSKGLTMGGQAPWWTENAYAFLPPTVSHQIEAGVKYDWRDQLSLSAAVFQMTKPYEYPKPDENGFTYTQQGTETHKGIELGAAGQVSKQLRLTASLAFIQAQANDTGTPAYDGHQSINVPRWRAAVYAAYTLPNVAGLSLLGGWQYSASKAATREGDVSVPAYSLFNAGLRYKTSWSGHPTTIRLSVDNLFDKRYWKDVGEYIGDGYLHLGAPRTARLSLQYDF from the coding sequence TTGCTGATCACGCTGATAGCGGCAGCCACTGCCCACGTAGCGCAGGCGCAAAGCGTTGACGATCAAAAGGAAGCGAAAACAGCGGTCGATGCGACCATGCCGACCATTACGGTCACTGGCTCCGGCCCCGCTCCCGACAGTTACCGCAGGAACACGGCTTCGATTGCCACCTTCGGCAATGCATCCTTGCTCGATACGCCCTCATCGATCTCGGTCATTACCCGCGCTCAACTCGACGATCAGCAATCGCGCCTGCTGAGTGAAGTGGTGCGCAACGATGCCTCGGTCGGCGATAACTACGCGCCGGTCGGCTACTACGAAAATTTCATGATCCGCGGTTTTGCGCTGGACCTGGCTTCAAGCTACCAGATCAATGGCATGAGCATTGCGGGCGAGCAAAACGTGGCGCTGGAAAACAAGGAAAGCGTTGAAATCCTGAAAGGATTGGCGGGTTTGCAGAGTGGCATGGCAGCGCCGGGCGGCCTGGTCAACTATGTGACCAAGCGGCCGGCCGATGTGCGTTCGGTGACGCTGGAAACCGATTCGCGCGGTTCGCGCTATCTGGCGGCCGATATCGGCACCTTGTTCGGCGAGCGGAAACAGTTCGGCATCCGCATTAACGCCGCGCACGAAGACTTGCATTCCTATGTCAATGACGCCGATGGCGAACGCAGCTTTGCGTCGCTGGCGGCCGACTGGAAAATCTCGTCGCAGGCGCGCCTGCAATTCGATGCCGAATACCAGCATCGCGAGCAGCGTTCGGCGCCTGGCTATCAATTGTTGGGCGGCACCGTTGTGCCGACCAATGTGTCGCCCAGCACGCTGCTCGGCGCGCAGCCTTGGGCCAAGCCGGTCACCATCAATTCCGTCAATATGAATCTGCGCCTCGATCTCGACCTGACGCCGGACTGGCGTGCCTCTGTGGCTGCCAGCCGCAGCCGGGTCGTGATCGATGATAATTCGGCTTTTCCATACGGTTGCGGCTACGGCACGACCTGTGGCGAGGGCGGAACGCCAGCACGCTATTTCAGCGCCAACGGCGATTTCGATATCTATGATTACCGCTTCCCCGACGATACGCGGCGCAATGACCAGTTGCAGGCGACCCTGCAAGGCAAAGTGGCTACTGGAAAAATCAGCCATGACCTGACTTTCGGCGCGAGCATGTTCCGCCGCACCGTGTCGCAAAGCGATGGCGTCAATGAATATGTCGGCAGCGACAATATCTACAACCCGAACCCGATCGTCTACGCACCGTCGCCGCTGACGCCTGACGCGTCCTACCTGCGCCTGGACAGCCGGCAAAAGGCACTGTTTGCCGTCGATCGCATCAGTTTTACGCCGCAATGGCAATTGATCGCCGGCGCACGCCAGGTGTGGGTCAACGAGCGCGCGCTGGATAATACTGGCACGGCGACGCGCACAACCGACAAGACATTACTGCTGCCGCAAGTGGCGCTGGTCTACAAGCCGCAAGCGGATCTGTCGCTGTACACCAGCTACAGCAAGGGCTTGACGATGGGCGGGCAGGCGCCGTGGTGGACCGAGAACGCCTATGCGTTCCTGCCGCCGACCGTCTCGCATCAGATTGAAGCCGGCGTCAAATACGACTGGCGCGACCAGCTCAGTCTGAGCGCGGCGGTTTTCCAGATGACCAAGCCTTATGAATATCCGAAGCCGGATGAGAACGGTTTCACCTATACCCAGCAAGGCACGGAAACCCACAAGGGCATCGAATTGGGCGCCGCCGGCCAGGTCAGCAAGCAATTGCGGCTGACCGCCAGCCTGGCCTTCATCCAGGCACAGGCAAACGATACTGGTACGCCTGCCTACGACGGCCATCAGTCAATTAATGTGCCGCGCTGGCGCGCCGCCGTGTACGCCGCCTATACGCTGCCGAATGTTGCTGGCCTGAGCCTGCTTGGCGGCTGGCAATACAGCGCCAGCAAGGCGGCGACCCGTGAAGGCGATGTCAGCGTGCCAGCGTATTCGCTGTTCAATGCCGGGTTGCGCTACAAGACCAGCTGGTCGGGACATCCGACTACTATCCGCTTGAGCGTGGACAATCTGTTCGACAAGCGTTACTGGAAGGATGTCGGCGAATACATCGGCGATGGCTACCTGCACCTTGGCGCGCCGCGCACTGCGCGTCTGTCGCTCCAGTACGATTTTTAA
- the modA gene encoding molybdate ABC transporter substrate-binding protein: protein MLPRFKRLILACAIPLMLSAPTTHAADLIVSAAASLTNAFKELGQSFEALHPDTKVILNFAASDVLLQQIVKGAPADVFASADQEAMNKAEAEKAVLPVTRKNFANNQIVLIVPMDSQLHVSQLQDLTQPAIKRIAYGNPASVPVGRYTKAALENAKLWDAVSAKGVPAQNVRQSLDYVARGEVEAGFVFSTDAAIMPDKVKVALRVPSQTPVTYPIAVTSNSKQADIAAKFVDYVLSPTGQATLARYGFLKP, encoded by the coding sequence ATGCTGCCTCGTTTTAAGCGTTTAATCCTTGCTTGCGCCATTCCGCTCATGTTGTCGGCGCCGACAACGCATGCCGCCGACCTGATCGTTTCTGCAGCAGCCAGCTTGACCAATGCCTTCAAGGAACTTGGCCAATCTTTCGAAGCGCTGCATCCGGACACCAAGGTCATTCTCAACTTCGCCGCCTCCGATGTGCTTTTGCAGCAAATCGTCAAGGGCGCGCCGGCAGATGTCTTTGCCTCGGCCGACCAAGAAGCAATGAACAAGGCTGAAGCGGAAAAGGCAGTTCTGCCCGTCACTCGCAAGAACTTCGCCAACAACCAGATCGTATTGATCGTACCGATGGACAGCCAATTACATGTCTCGCAGTTGCAAGACCTGACTCAACCGGCGATCAAACGCATCGCCTACGGCAATCCGGCCTCGGTGCCGGTCGGCCGCTACACCAAGGCCGCGCTGGAGAACGCAAAATTGTGGGATGCGGTATCCGCCAAGGGCGTACCGGCGCAGAACGTGCGCCAGAGCCTGGATTATGTGGCGCGTGGCGAAGTCGAGGCTGGCTTTGTCTTTTCAACCGATGCCGCGATCATGCCGGACAAGGTCAAGGTTGCGTTGCGCGTACCGTCGCAGACACCCGTCACCTATCCGATTGCCGTCACTTCCAATAGCAAACAGGCAGACATCGCCGCCAAATTCGTCGACTATGTCCTGTCGCCAACGGGGCAGGCCACTCTGGCGCGCTACGGTTTCCTGAAACCTTGA
- a CDS encoding 23S rRNA (adenine(2030)-N(6))-methyltransferase RlmJ: MLSYRHAFHAGNHADVLKHLVTIQLLRYLGQKDTSYMVIDTHAGAGVYALDGGYASKNAEYETGISRLWDRKDLPPAVAEYVDVVRQLNPDGKLRYYPGSPYCADAVMREQDRLRLFELHPSDGKILTDNFRRLEAERERGSGRGKRVMITLGDGFLGLKALLPPPSRRGLVLIDPPYEVKEDYRHVKNTIEDALTRFSTGTYAVWYPLLNRMESRQMPDKLKRMKANGWLNVTLTVRTPSPDGFGLHSSGMFVINPPWTLEPMLKELMPYLVKTLGTDSGAGFTLESGQTKAVDTGTRRV; this comes from the coding sequence ATGTTGAGTTACCGCCATGCCTTCCATGCGGGCAATCATGCCGATGTGCTCAAGCACCTGGTCACCATCCAGCTACTGCGTTACCTAGGCCAGAAGGATACGTCCTACATGGTCATCGATACCCATGCCGGCGCCGGCGTCTACGCGCTGGATGGCGGCTATGCATCGAAAAACGCCGAGTACGAAACCGGCATCAGCCGTCTCTGGGACCGCAAGGATCTGCCGCCGGCAGTCGCCGAATACGTGGACGTGGTGCGGCAGCTCAATCCGGACGGCAAGCTGCGCTACTATCCTGGCTCGCCATATTGCGCCGATGCAGTGATGCGCGAGCAGGACCGTCTGCGCCTGTTTGAGCTACACCCGAGCGATGGCAAGATCCTGACCGACAATTTTCGCCGTCTCGAGGCTGAACGCGAGCGTGGCAGCGGTCGCGGCAAGCGCGTGATGATTACGCTGGGTGATGGCTTCCTCGGCCTGAAGGCGTTGCTGCCGCCGCCATCGCGCCGTGGCCTGGTATTGATCGACCCGCCTTATGAGGTGAAGGAAGACTACCGGCACGTCAAAAATACGATTGAAGATGCACTAACCCGTTTCTCGACCGGGACCTACGCTGTCTGGTATCCGTTGCTGAACCGCATGGAATCGCGCCAGATGCCGGACAAGCTCAAGCGCATGAAAGCCAATGGCTGGCTTAACGTAACGCTGACGGTACGCACGCCGTCCCCAGACGGCTTCGGCCTGCACAGTAGCGGCATGTTCGTGATCAATCCGCCGTGGACGCTGGAGCCGATGCTTAAAGAGCTGATGCCGTACCTGGTGAAAACCTTAGGTACCGATTCCGGCGCCGGCTTTACGCTGGAATCGGGACAAACCAAGGCGGTCGATACCGGCACCCGGCGCGTATAG
- the msrB gene encoding peptide-methionine (R)-S-oxide reductase MsrB, whose amino-acid sequence MVTRRNAILRAGAALLAGGLLQGLGRRSAAAEVFEVVYTDAEWKRRLTAIQYAILRQEGTERPFTSPLNHEKRPGTFSCAGCDLANFSSKTKFDSGTGWPSFWQPLPNAIATRTDSTFGMSRTEVHCHRCGGHLGHVFDDGPKPTGLRYCMNGAVLKFRPEV is encoded by the coding sequence ATGGTTACCCGACGCAATGCCATCTTGAGGGCCGGCGCCGCGCTGCTGGCCGGCGGATTGTTGCAGGGCCTGGGCCGACGCAGCGCTGCTGCCGAAGTGTTTGAAGTCGTGTACACCGATGCGGAATGGAAGCGACGCCTGACCGCAATCCAGTATGCGATCCTGCGCCAGGAAGGCACCGAACGCCCGTTCACCAGCCCGCTCAACCATGAAAAACGCCCTGGCACCTTCTCCTGCGCCGGTTGCGATCTGGCGAACTTTTCCTCCAAGACCAAATTCGACAGCGGCACCGGCTGGCCCAGCTTCTGGCAGCCGTTGCCCAATGCAATCGCCACCAGGACCGACAGCACATTCGGCATGTCCCGCACCGAAGTGCATTGCCACCGCTGCGGCGGCCATCTGGGCCACGTATTTGACGATGGGCCCAAGCCTACCGGCCTGCGCTACTGCATGAATGGGGCCGTGCTGAAATTCAGGCCTGAAGTCTAG